The sequence tcggCTATGAAGATGAGTGGAGGCATGAGTAGCTGCAAGTGGGTTTCACTATGGATGCTGTTCTTTGTTTGTTTCTCTGCTGGAGATGATGGTGagctcttttcttttcctttcttgttgTCTCTTTGAAGCTCATTATATGATTGTATTGCATCTCATGGATCTGAGTTTATTTCTCTGATCTATTCAAAGGGGAAGCTCAGGGATTGGTTTTTAGTGTCTTCTTCAGTTTTTCCCCCCCTTCCATTTGAGGATTTCTGTTCTCTTCTCTCGATTCAGCCTAGAGAAACTTCACAGTTCATTTTATTGAGCACTAAAGTGAAATAGATTTGttgttcctctttttctttgtttcgaTGCTTCACATATCTCTAGTTTTTATTGGAAGTGGTTCAGAGTTCAGTAGCGTTCGGATAATCACCTGATTTATTGGAAATTAGAGTCTGGGAACGTATAGTTCCATGGCTTCATCCACATTTCTACCCATCAAACAGAAATGAGTCTGGTTTGCAGTACCATTTCATTTCCACCATTACTTTTCTCAatggaaaaaaagaacaatctctccttcctttctctgtCTTTCTTTTTCCTACTTTGACGTTAACCTTTGAACAAACGGAGCTATTCACCAGTATAATGTCAAAAGTACCCCTGATTTGTCGGTGTTTGGACATTGGGATTCGTGAACCTAACCATCCAATATTTGTTTTTTCCCTATACAAATTGCAGAAgtttcagggtttttttttttttttttttttttttatagttgaATGAGACCTGAGTGAGAGATGATGTTGTAATAAACTGTAAGGCCTTCATTGGCACCGACTTGGTTTTATTATGGGCCCTAACCACCAATGGTGCCTTGTTTTTTCGGAAACTTGATTCCCTTCCACAGCTGCATTGCATTGCTCCATTCTTTAGTTAGTGCttctgtcctctctctctctctctctctgtttgctCTTCAGCTTACCAGACACTCATTCCCAGTctatgtttggtagctaagaTCAGTGGGGTCTACTTCTGGAAGAATatactttttaatattttattctttGTCATTATTGTTGTTGAGCATTCGGGGAATCACTGAATGTGGTAGTGTCTCACTTGGGTCAGCAAATTTCAACCGTCTGATTGGAATAGATGTGTTTAGGTTGGTCTCAGTGGAGTATTCATTGGTGAGAGGGGACACCTTGGCTTATTGAGAAAGGGAGATACGGATGGTGGGAAGGGATGGTGAAGATCTTCTTTACTTTTATCAATTTGTGATGTGTCATGTGGGGGCACCAAACAGTCCTAAATTTTCCAGTCAATTTCTCTTCCATGGTGAGAAAACAAGGGAAAAGGGTCCACCATTTACGCGCAGTTCACTGTGTTCCAATTTGGGATAGTTTGGACTTTGATTAAAGTGGAGTAGGGCTTGTGGGTATGGTCAGAACCCGCTTGCTAAACTACCTTGCATTTGGCCCAAAATTGGAAAAACCGAACCATGCCAGCAACCATTTTGGTGTTCTGTTCCAGTTTACTTTTCTCAcctaaatggaaaaaaaaacccaataaaatGTATAGGTAACTGGTTTGGTTTGGCTTGGTCTAATTTTAGAACTATGGTTATCTTGGGGTTGGTCCTTCTGACTGGCCTAACATTTTAGATTTGGGTTCACATTTTTActggtttggttcaaattttAGCATATGTTAGACCCAAGCCCGGTCCATCAGAAGCCTGatcaatataatataataatgtaaAGGGACCATCTTGGGTCTGGGTTACAGATCCTGCAGGTGTAGGTATCTTTGCTTTAAAGAAAGTCAGGCATGCTCGTCTCAAATGATTTAATGGTGTCACTGTTTGTCCATGCCTTTTCCTTATGAAATTTGAAAACTAGTTGTTGACTGGTTCAACAGAACACTATTTAATAAAACCTAATAAAAAATGCAGAATTTGTAGTCTTGTGTTGGTATGTATTCTTAAATTGGGTTTCAGAATGTGTTATAGACCCAGAATCTATTTTGAGAATCCATACATTACATGTTAGAACCTGTGATCATCTTTCACTTTCTTCTCTTACTGATTAATTTATTTGTATATAGGTTTACTACCAAATGGTGATTTTGAAACGGTACCAGTGAGTGGATTCTCGAATGAGGGCGTGGCAGATGGTCCAGTCTCTATTCCTGATTGGAAATTGAATGGAACAGTAGAACTAGTAGAATCAGGGCAAAAGCAAGGAGGTATGATCCTAATAGTACCTCAAGGTATGCATGCAGTGAGGCTTGGCAATGATGCAGAGATAAGGCAGGATATCAAGGTTGAGAAGGGGTCATTGTACTCAATCACATTCAGTGCTGCAAGGACATGTGCTCAGTTGGAGTCTCTCAATATATCTGTACCTCCAGCATCTCAGACCATTGATCTGCAGACCCTTTACAATGTGCAGGGCTGGGATTCATATGCATGGGCCTTCCAGGCTGAGTCAGATGCTGGAGAGGTTGTGTTCCGGAATACAGGCATGGAAGATGATCCTACGTGCGGGCCCATCATCGACAACATTGCCATCAAGAAGCTTTTTACACCCGATATACCAAAAGGTATATATAATACTATGTTATGATATATTGAAATGCAGGAACATAAGCCCCTCACTGTTTTGTGTTAGTATGTTCCTTTGTGTTACAGACAATGCTGTCCTTAATGGTGACTTTGAAGAAGGTCCATGGATGTTCAGGAATGCTTCACTAGGTGTTCTGTTGCCTACAAACCTTGATGAAGAGACATCCTCATTACCGGGCTGGATCGTTGAATCAAACAGAGCTGTTAGGTACATTGATTCTTATCATTACAGTGTTCCACAGGGTAAACGCGCCATTGAATTGCTATCAGGAAAGGAGGGTATTATTTCACAGATGGTTGAAACAAAATCCCAGAAACAGTATAACCTGATCTTCAACTTGGGTCATGCGGATGATAGATGTCAACAGCCCTTAGCCATAATGGCCTTTGCAGGGGATCAAGCTCAGAACATCCATTACATGCCCAATTCTAATT is a genomic window of Macadamia integrifolia cultivar HAES 741 chromosome 13, SCU_Mint_v3, whole genome shotgun sequence containing:
- the LOC122059449 gene encoding uncharacterized protein LOC122059449; this translates as MKMSGGMSSCKWVSLWMLFFVCFSAGDDGLLPNGDFETVPVSGFSNEGVADGPVSIPDWKLNGTVELVESGQKQGGMILIVPQGMHAVRLGNDAEIRQDIKVEKGSLYSITFSAARTCAQLESLNISVPPASQTIDLQTLYNVQGWDSYAWAFQAESDAGEVVFRNTGMEDDPTCGPIIDNIAIKKLFTPDIPKDNAVLNGDFEEGPWMFRNASLGVLLPTNLDEETSSLPGWIVESNRAVRYIDSYHYSVPQGKRAIELLSGKEGIISQMVETKSQKQYNLIFNLGHADDRCQQPLAIMAFAGDQAQNIHYMPNSNSTFETANLSFTAKAERTRIAFYSIYYNTRSDDHSSLCGPVVDDVRVLASSAYRNMCGGLGLGLLLLFLLLV